Proteins encoded in a region of the Streptomyces sp. NBC_01298 genome:
- a CDS encoding ABC transporter substrate-binding protein — MKARTVRGMAGATAAAVIVTGAAACSNPGGGAAAGAGAADSAVVGIATEPESLSPLLGYGKDGNSKIFDGLLAHDAGMKLKPALAESLPEVSADGLTYTYALRRGVKFSDGRPFGAKDVVFTYRTILDAKTNNASKSELDAIADVTARGDEAVVFTLKYPYAPFAERTVLPIAPEHLAGGQDVNSGEFTTKPVGTGPYVLTAWSKGEKLSFKANPTYWGGEPAVKKFTMAVIKDDDVRATRLRSGELDGAVLPPNLAKGFKADKARKTYAAKSFDYRNVTLPTEHPVTGDTAVRRALDIAVDRATMVDKLLEGAGKAAYGPVPTGSPWFAAGTERAHDLAGAEKILDEAGWIPGADGVRAKNGVRAAFPLWYTSGDKLRQDHALAFASDARKAGIQVTTESGSWEVIEPRMRTDAVLAGGGSPADPDFDQYLTLNSALAGDGFNNMARYDNPAVDKALLDGRRSADPAVREAAYDTVQRELVKDPGYVYLTHIDHLYVVADRWDGPSTQTEPHDHGLGTGPWWNVESWKPKRK, encoded by the coding sequence ATGAAGGCCCGGACCGTACGGGGAATGGCCGGGGCGACCGCGGCCGCGGTGATCGTCACGGGCGCGGCGGCCTGTTCGAACCCCGGGGGAGGCGCCGCGGCGGGTGCCGGCGCCGCCGACTCCGCGGTCGTCGGCATAGCCACCGAACCGGAGAGCCTCAGCCCGCTGCTGGGCTACGGCAAGGACGGCAACTCCAAGATCTTCGACGGACTGCTCGCGCACGACGCCGGCATGAAGCTGAAGCCCGCGCTGGCCGAGTCCCTCCCGGAGGTCTCCGCGGACGGGCTCACCTACACCTACGCGCTCCGCCGGGGCGTGAAGTTCAGCGACGGACGGCCCTTCGGCGCCAAGGACGTGGTCTTCACCTACCGGACGATCCTCGACGCGAAGACGAACAACGCGTCCAAGTCCGAGCTCGACGCGATCGCGGACGTCACGGCGCGGGGCGACGAGGCCGTCGTCTTCACCCTGAAGTACCCCTACGCCCCCTTCGCCGAGCGGACCGTCCTGCCCATCGCCCCCGAGCACCTCGCGGGCGGACAGGACGTCAACAGCGGCGAGTTCACCACCAAGCCCGTCGGCACCGGACCGTACGTGCTCACCGCCTGGTCCAAGGGCGAGAAGCTGAGCTTCAAGGCCAACCCGACCTACTGGGGCGGCGAGCCCGCGGTGAAGAAGTTCACCATGGCGGTCATCAAGGACGACGACGTGCGCGCCACCCGGCTGCGCTCCGGCGAACTGGACGGGGCCGTCCTGCCGCCGAACCTGGCCAAGGGGTTCAAGGCCGACAAGGCGCGAAAGACCTACGCCGCCAAGAGCTTCGACTACCGCAACGTCACCCTGCCGACCGAACACCCCGTCACCGGTGACACGGCCGTCCGCCGGGCCCTGGACATCGCCGTGGACCGCGCCACCATGGTCGACAAGCTCCTGGAAGGCGCGGGCAAGGCCGCCTACGGCCCCGTCCCGACCGGCAGCCCCTGGTTCGCCGCCGGCACGGAGCGCGCCCACGACCTCGCCGGGGCCGAGAAGATCCTCGACGAGGCCGGCTGGATCCCCGGCGCCGACGGCGTCCGCGCCAAGAACGGGGTCCGGGCCGCCTTCCCGCTCTGGTACACCTCCGGCGACAAGCTCCGCCAGGACCACGCGCTCGCCTTCGCCTCCGACGCCCGGAAGGCCGGCATCCAGGTCACCACCGAGTCCGGCAGCTGGGAGGTCATCGAGCCCCGGATGCGGACCGACGCCGTCCTCGCGGGCGGCGGCTCCCCGGCCGACCCGGACTTCGACCAGTACCTGACGCTGAACTCCGCGCTCGCGGGCGACGGCTTCAACAACATGGCCCGCTACGACAACCCGGCCGTCGACAAGGCGCTGCTCGACGGCCGCCGGAGCGCGGACCCGGCCGTGCGCGAGGCGGCGTACGACACGGTCCAGCGCGAGCTGGTCAAGGACCCGGGCTACGTCTACCTCACCCACATCGACCACCTCTACGTCGTGGCCGACCGGTGGGACGGCCCCTCCACCCAGACCGAGCCGCACGACCACGGCCTGGGAACCGGCCCCTGGTGGAACGTCGAGAGCTGGAAGCCGAAGCGGAAGTGA
- a CDS encoding ABC transporter permease: MARMAGRRTLFAGPVLLVVTFGVFAVAALSPFDPVKAYAGTAGLTASQAGLDQLRANLGVDQPLLARWWEWLTSALTGDLGTSSVMRQPVSDVIAERLGWSALLALCAFAVAVLLGTALGVLAARRQGGRLDRAVSGLAYTLEAAPAFWLGLLAVWFFSVRLGVLPSGGLTDAGSDVVTAGQVARHLVLPALVLGISQLPWFFLYVRHGVADALEEDPVRGARARGLGERRVLLGHGLRSGMLPMLTLIGSRVPELITGALLVETVFSWPGIAAATVQAATSVDFPLLAALTVLATAAVLAGNLLSDLLYGLADPRVGFDG, translated from the coding sequence ATGGCGCGCATGGCGGGGCGGCGGACGCTGTTCGCCGGTCCGGTGCTGCTCGTCGTCACCTTCGGGGTCTTCGCGGTCGCCGCACTGTCCCCCTTCGACCCCGTCAAGGCCTACGCCGGCACCGCCGGGCTCACCGCCTCGCAGGCCGGACTCGACCAGCTGCGGGCCAACCTCGGCGTGGACCAGCCCCTGCTCGCGCGCTGGTGGGAGTGGCTGACCTCGGCGCTGACCGGCGACCTGGGCACCTCCTCCGTCATGCGCCAGCCCGTCTCCGACGTCATCGCCGAGCGGCTCGGCTGGTCGGCCCTGCTCGCGCTGTGCGCCTTCGCCGTAGCCGTACTGCTCGGCACCGCGCTCGGCGTCCTGGCCGCGCGCCGGCAGGGCGGGCGCCTGGACCGGGCCGTCTCCGGGCTCGCGTACACCCTCGAAGCGGCCCCCGCCTTCTGGCTGGGCCTCCTGGCCGTCTGGTTCTTCTCGGTGCGCCTGGGTGTGCTGCCCTCCGGCGGCCTCACCGACGCGGGCAGCGACGTGGTCACCGCCGGGCAGGTGGCCCGCCACCTGGTGCTGCCGGCGCTCGTGCTCGGCATCTCCCAACTGCCCTGGTTCTTCCTGTACGTGAGGCACGGCGTGGCCGACGCGCTGGAGGAGGATCCCGTACGCGGCGCCCGCGCGCGGGGCCTGGGGGAGCGACGGGTGCTGCTCGGCCACGGGCTGCGCTCCGGCATGCTCCCGATGCTGACCCTGATCGGGTCCCGGGTGCCGGAACTGATCACGGGCGCGCTGCTGGTGGAGACCGTCTTCAGCTGGCCCGGCATCGCCGCGGCCACCGTGCAGGCGGCGACCTCGGTGGACTTCCCGCTCCTGGCCGCGCTGACCGTGCTGGCCACGGCCGCCGTGCTGGCCGGGA